A genomic region of Leptospira barantonii contains the following coding sequences:
- a CDS encoding HAD-IA family hydrolase, producing the protein MSGVLFAFDLMDTLIKDPFHSALYKILPSESREKFIQGREREAFIEFEKGRIEEDEFFERFYLPEYRNGDLPDPRKIKELMFTKVRLIGETVEIIKLLKANGNRLVLASNYSVWYKELQKFPEMQEIFSHFDQLYFSCELGARKPAEEYFQWIQTDFPGMRYVLIDDNASNVEAAGYLGWDTFQFNPKTPSELGEFFRNQYPNYL; encoded by the coding sequence ATGAGCGGAGTTCTATTTGCTTTTGATCTGATGGACACCTTAATCAAGGATCCCTTTCATTCTGCACTCTATAAAATACTTCCTAGCGAATCGAGAGAAAAATTCATCCAGGGACGGGAAAGAGAGGCCTTTATCGAATTCGAAAAAGGCCGGATCGAAGAGGACGAATTTTTCGAAAGATTCTATCTTCCCGAATATAGAAACGGGGATTTACCCGATCCGAGAAAGATCAAGGAACTCATGTTCACAAAGGTTCGATTGATCGGAGAAACGGTCGAAATCATAAAACTTCTCAAGGCCAACGGAAACAGACTCGTGCTCGCGAGCAACTATTCCGTCTGGTATAAGGAACTCCAAAAATTTCCGGAGATGCAGGAAATCTTTTCCCACTTCGATCAACTTTATTTTTCCTGCGAACTCGGGGCGCGTAAACCCGCGGAAGAATACTTTCAATGGATTCAAACCGATTTTCCGGGAATGAGATACGTATTGATCGACGACAACGCGTCTAACGTGGAAGCCGCGGGATATTTGGGTTGGGATACGTTTCAGTTTAATCCGAAAACGCCGTCCGAACTCGGGGAATTCTTCAGAAACCAGTACCCCAATTATCTTTGA
- a CDS encoding flagellar filament outer layer protein FlaA, which translates to MRALFYVRVLTAVCVLASALGFVGSTTDLRSAPVKRDEDEISRVLILEKILSDWKQYNLFLVDSFDGERPWEIYRGVSFLNEIRFNALVPENSAFKKERESYPTLSPANDYRSMMVQTFFENPKHAHIVIRPKEKIRLPIGTPTRIFFWMSASSQNARLELILHQHKSKEIVLDLGDLSFDGWKRIEKKLEIPDRNTRLNRSLRYPFEIAEIRLIPGPFQKKGEFVFYLDRMGILVDTRDEAYPGAEIKDNWGTGF; encoded by the coding sequence GTGAGAGCCTTGTTTTACGTCCGAGTTTTGACCGCGGTTTGTGTTTTGGCTTCCGCATTGGGTTTTGTCGGATCTACGACCGACCTTCGCTCCGCTCCCGTCAAACGAGACGAGGACGAAATCAGCCGGGTTCTGATTTTAGAAAAGATACTCTCGGATTGGAAGCAATACAATCTTTTTCTTGTGGATTCTTTCGACGGAGAAAGGCCCTGGGAAATTTACAGAGGGGTTTCTTTTTTAAACGAGATTCGATTTAACGCGCTCGTTCCCGAGAACTCCGCCTTCAAAAAGGAAAGAGAATCGTATCCTACTCTCTCTCCGGCAAACGACTATCGGTCGATGATGGTTCAGACCTTTTTTGAAAATCCGAAACACGCACATATCGTAATTCGTCCCAAAGAAAAGATCCGACTTCCGATCGGAACCCCTACAAGAATCTTTTTTTGGATGAGCGCTTCTTCTCAAAACGCGAGGCTCGAATTGATTCTCCATCAACATAAGTCGAAGGAGATCGTTCTGGATCTGGGAGATTTGAGTTTTGACGGTTGGAAAAGAATCGAAAAGAAATTGGAGATCCCGGACAGAAATACGAGGTTGAATCGAAGTCTTCGTTATCCGTTCGAGATCGCGGAGATTCGATTGATCCCCGGTCCGTTTCAGAAAAAGGGAGAATTCGTTTTTTATCTGGATCGGATGGGAATTCTCGTGGATACGAGGGACGAAGCCTATCCGGGCGCGGAAATCAAAGATAATTGGGGTACTGGTTTCTGA
- a CDS encoding YggS family pyridoxal phosphate-dependent enzyme yields the protein MGIRERYQEINEELKKLRPANPPVLIAVSKFQPLEKVKEAIEGGVSHFGENRIQEGLEKFSSWIGEKNSSLVLHHIGPVQSGTLRKLFSGYSYAHGVGSLATVNELLARAEKEQKQIRYFLQANLTGENSKHGFEKKELIAALEKKESLSNTFCKLEGMMVMGPSDGDPIGTRNVFRELSQIRKDYLPEGKLSMGMSGDYRIAVEEGSDFVRVGSAIFGERN from the coding sequence ATGGGAATCCGGGAACGTTATCAAGAAATCAACGAAGAGTTAAAAAAACTCAGACCCGCAAACCCTCCCGTTCTCATCGCAGTCTCCAAATTTCAGCCCTTGGAAAAAGTAAAGGAAGCGATCGAAGGCGGAGTATCACACTTCGGAGAAAATCGAATCCAGGAAGGGCTTGAAAAATTCTCGTCTTGGATCGGCGAAAAAAATTCTTCCCTGGTTCTGCATCATATCGGACCGGTTCAGAGTGGGACCTTGCGGAAATTATTCTCGGGTTATTCTTACGCGCACGGAGTCGGATCGCTCGCGACCGTAAACGAACTGCTTGCAAGAGCGGAGAAAGAACAAAAACAAATCCGTTATTTTCTTCAGGCGAACCTAACCGGAGAAAATTCGAAACACGGTTTCGAAAAAAAAGAACTGATCGCCGCGCTCGAAAAAAAAGAAAGTCTATCCAACACATTTTGTAAACTCGAAGGAATGATGGTTATGGGTCCCTCGGACGGAGATCCGATCGGAACCAGAAACGTTTTTCGGGAACTCTCTCAAATTAGAAAGGATTATTTACCCGAGGGAAAACTTTCGATGGGAATGTCCGGAGATTATAGGATCGCAGTAGAAGAGGGAAGCGATTTTGTACGAGTGGGAAGCGCTATTTTTGGAGAAAGGAATTGA
- the proC gene encoding pyrroline-5-carboxylate reductase, with amino-acid sequence MKQTIGIAGCGNMGGAIYLSLKERYPTQVFGYDPYMTSNQKIELVSSWEEFVSKSEVIIVCVKPAKVSELLKQIQTPKKIISVAAGIGTQAIRKDLPSGSQVVRVMPNLPLLVSEGAIGYYGDKTLYETVSDIFQSLGHSVELGSESLIDAVTGLSGSGPAYVFKFIQALAEGGVLSGLGYQEALDLSIQTVIGSAELLRKERKKDPSTHPEVWKNKVTSPGGTTIAGLAELEKNGFTNAVLEAVQSATKRSQELGS; translated from the coding sequence ATGAAACAAACGATCGGAATCGCAGGATGCGGAAATATGGGAGGGGCGATTTATCTTTCCCTCAAGGAACGTTATCCGACACAAGTGTTCGGATACGATCCTTACATGACCTCGAATCAAAAAATAGAACTCGTATCTTCGTGGGAAGAATTCGTTTCCAAATCCGAAGTGATCATCGTATGCGTAAAACCGGCGAAGGTTTCCGAACTTCTCAAACAGATTCAAACTCCAAAAAAAATTATTTCCGTTGCCGCGGGAATCGGAACTCAGGCGATTCGAAAGGATCTACCTTCCGGATCTCAAGTCGTTCGAGTGATGCCGAATCTTCCGTTGCTGGTATCGGAAGGAGCGATCGGTTACTACGGAGACAAAACGTTGTATGAAACCGTATCGGACATCTTTCAATCCTTAGGACATTCCGTGGAACTCGGTTCCGAATCCCTCATCGATGCCGTAACCGGACTTTCCGGATCGGGACCTGCCTATGTGTTCAAGTTCATACAAGCCTTGGCGGAAGGAGGAGTTCTTTCCGGTTTGGGTTATCAGGAAGCCTTGGATCTAAGCATACAAACCGTGATCGGTTCGGCCGAACTTCTTCGAAAGGAAAGAAAGAAGGATCCTTCCACACATCCGGAGGTTTGGAAAAATAAGGTGACTTCTCCCGGAGGCACAACGATCGCGGGGCTTGCGGAATTGGAAAAGAATGGATTTACCAACGCGGTTTTAGAAGCGGTCCAATCAGCGACGAAACGTTCTCAAGAACTCGGTAGTTAA
- a CDS encoding sensor domain-containing diguanylate cyclase: MISKENDPLMIEYLEKKIYDQKQLLEISKALNSTLDYKYLMDAILNICLAQLQTLQAAIYVSPEADSDFFELDPSYKGFDLSENEKSFRIKTDAALIQFMETRMKAMTINQIEESMGRSVNEVDFLRGIGADLIIPLNAKGKVNGLLVLGEKMTMSEVQEEDRDFLTTLSTLAGIAVENSRLYELATVDMMTGLKVHHYFQTKLKEEMDRCRKKKSHLTLLFTDVDNFKKFNDTHGHQAGDQVLIEVARQLIRNAGKHDTPARYGGEEFCLVMPGADLERGYEMGEKIRKAVEASSVKNPNGGPDLKVTLSVGVSQFWAKDKNNRDLIERADKALYEAKHSGKNQTICFKEN; this comes from the coding sequence TTGATCAGTAAAGAAAATGATCCCTTGATGATAGAATATCTGGAAAAGAAAATCTATGATCAAAAGCAATTATTAGAAATCAGCAAGGCGCTTAATTCCACATTAGATTACAAATATCTAATGGATGCAATTTTAAACATTTGTCTCGCTCAGTTACAAACTCTTCAGGCCGCGATCTACGTAAGCCCGGAAGCGGATTCGGATTTTTTCGAACTCGATCCGAGTTATAAAGGATTCGATCTTTCCGAAAACGAAAAATCTTTTCGAATCAAAACGGACGCGGCTCTCATTCAGTTTATGGAAACTAGAATGAAGGCTATGACCATAAACCAGATCGAAGAGAGTATGGGAAGATCCGTGAACGAGGTCGACTTTCTACGCGGAATCGGAGCCGATTTGATCATTCCCTTGAACGCAAAGGGAAAGGTGAACGGACTTCTGGTTCTGGGTGAAAAGATGACCATGAGCGAGGTTCAAGAAGAGGACCGTGACTTCTTAACGACCCTTTCTACTCTCGCCGGAATTGCGGTGGAGAATTCTCGTCTTTATGAATTGGCGACCGTCGATATGATGACCGGACTCAAGGTGCATCATTACTTCCAAACAAAACTCAAGGAAGAGATGGATCGATGTAGAAAGAAAAAATCCCATCTCACACTTCTGTTTACGGACGTGGATAACTTTAAGAAGTTCAACGATACGCACGGTCACCAAGCGGGTGACCAGGTTTTGATCGAAGTCGCAAGACAACTCATTCGTAACGCGGGCAAACACGATACTCCGGCCAGATACGGCGGGGAAGAATTCTGCCTCGTGATGCCGGGCGCCGACCTGGAACGAGGTTACGAAATGGGCGAGAAGATCCGTAAGGCCGTGGAAGCGAGTTCCGTAAAGAACCCGAACGGTGGACCGGATCTAAAGGTGACCCTTTCCGTGGGGGTTTCTCAGTTTTGGGCCAAAGATAAGAACAACCGGGATCTGATTGAAAGAGCGGATAAGGCACTTTACGAGGCCAAACATTCGGGAAAAAATCAGACCATTTGTTTTAAAGAGAACTAG
- a CDS encoding retropepsin-like aspartic protease, whose amino-acid sequence MYQKTYLRILYSFLIFLFLSCSLIPSKAQITVVSGGVEIILPFYQKNGFRFIQLSLSPDQKPLRFLVDTGSRFSFLDERFFTERDAKRRIAVTFPGGKDDSYRRIRTVQLYHNSHAIFKDMTVHSHTFSGNLELDGIIGMDSLYEKILILEYPSRIRFLETTGGEFAESMMTEFPGITQNTMPLRFFSGLPVLEINYGTKDKAVLVLDTGADPSVLELPETIPDIVEETIWSRTVPVINFQGKITHIRTRFVRKLCVLSTSICVDNLEILPSGLPVDFSGVPTGVRIQGILGVNWMNEYRILLDMKRSLIGIVGKDGGKR is encoded by the coding sequence ATGTATCAAAAAACTTATCTGAGGATCCTTTATTCTTTTTTAATTTTTCTTTTTCTCTCCTGTTCTTTGATTCCCTCGAAGGCGCAGATCACTGTGGTTTCCGGGGGAGTCGAAATCATTCTTCCGTTTTACCAAAAGAACGGATTTCGTTTTATTCAACTTTCTTTATCTCCGGATCAAAAGCCTCTTCGATTTTTAGTGGATACCGGTTCCAGATTCTCCTTTTTGGATGAACGGTTTTTTACGGAGCGGGACGCCAAACGAAGAATCGCGGTCACCTTTCCGGGTGGAAAGGACGATTCCTACCGAAGAATCAGAACCGTTCAACTCTATCACAATTCTCACGCGATCTTTAAGGACATGACCGTCCATTCTCATACGTTTTCCGGAAATCTGGAGTTGGACGGAATCATAGGAATGGATTCTCTGTATGAGAAAATTCTAATATTGGAATATCCTTCTCGGATTCGTTTTTTGGAAACTACCGGCGGAGAATTCGCGGAGTCCATGATGACTGAATTTCCGGGGATTACACAAAATACGATGCCGCTCCGATTCTTCTCGGGTTTGCCCGTTCTTGAAATCAATTACGGAACAAAGGACAAGGCGGTTTTGGTTTTGGATACGGGAGCCGATCCGAGCGTTTTGGAGCTTCCGGAAACGATCCCGGATATCGTGGAAGAAACGATCTGGAGCCGGACCGTTCCCGTAATCAATTTTCAGGGAAAAATCACCCATATCCGAACCCGTTTTGTTCGTAAACTCTGCGTTCTTTCTACGTCTATATGTGTGGATAATTTGGAAATTCTCCCCTCGGGCCTTCCGGTGGATTTTTCAGGTGTTCCGACCGGTGTTCGAATTCAGGGAATTCTCGGGGTAAACTGGATGAACGAGTATAGAATTCTTTTGGACATGAAACGGAGTCTTATAGGTATAGTAGGGAAAGACGGCGGGAAGAGATGA
- the mnmA gene encoding tRNA 2-thiouridine(34) synthase MnmA — MSKGKIIVAMSGGVDSAVTAGLLMEEGYEVIGVNLRTWEYEAPACDTTKKSCCSPEDIRDARDVGLSLKIPFYVVKMEKVFQEKVIDRFIDDYQHGKTPNPCVECNTFVKFGALFEKAKALGIDKIATGHYARIAQNGDRFAIANGIDVGKNQAYYLYGLSQENLKNVIFPLGEMTKPEVREIARRMGLPVAEKAESQEICFIPENDYRKFLEKKNVEFTPGFFKLRDGRIIGKHKGRENFTIGQRKGLGIAWKNPLYVIAIEDDGSVILGEENETYTGSFSVIDANYQGLSPLNEGESIECRVQVRYRHTPIRCRITKVGEDLVVNPLEDVRGVTPGQSAVFYPLDSDYLLLGGIIRKGSIEMQTREAEPAVSLQS, encoded by the coding sequence ATGAGCAAGGGTAAAATCATAGTGGCGATGAGCGGCGGAGTGGACAGCGCGGTGACCGCGGGCCTTCTTATGGAAGAAGGTTACGAAGTCATCGGTGTCAACTTGAGAACCTGGGAATACGAAGCCCCCGCCTGCGACACGACTAAAAAATCCTGTTGTTCCCCCGAAGACATCCGCGACGCGAGAGATGTCGGTCTTTCTTTGAAGATTCCTTTTTACGTCGTTAAAATGGAAAAGGTTTTTCAAGAGAAGGTAATCGATCGTTTTATCGACGATTATCAACACGGAAAAACTCCGAACCCTTGTGTGGAATGTAATACATTCGTGAAGTTCGGAGCGCTGTTCGAAAAAGCGAAGGCTCTCGGAATCGACAAGATCGCGACCGGTCATTATGCGCGTATCGCGCAGAACGGAGATCGTTTTGCGATCGCAAACGGGATCGACGTCGGAAAAAATCAGGCTTATTATTTATACGGACTTTCTCAAGAGAATTTAAAAAACGTAATATTCCCTCTCGGTGAAATGACAAAACCGGAAGTGCGCGAGATCGCGAGAAGAATGGGACTCCCGGTCGCAGAAAAAGCGGAGTCTCAAGAGATTTGTTTTATTCCTGAAAACGACTATAGAAAGTTTTTGGAAAAGAAAAATGTGGAGTTCACTCCGGGTTTTTTCAAACTCAGAGACGGTCGTATCATCGGCAAACACAAGGGACGCGAGAACTTTACGATCGGTCAAAGAAAGGGACTCGGGATCGCTTGGAAAAATCCTCTCTATGTCATCGCGATCGAAGATGACGGTTCCGTAATATTAGGAGAAGAGAATGAAACCTATACGGGTTCCTTTTCCGTGATCGACGCAAACTACCAGGGACTTTCTCCTTTGAACGAGGGAGAATCGATCGAGTGTAGGGTTCAGGTGCGTTACAGACATACTCCGATCCGTTGTCGTATTACAAAAGTGGGGGAAGACTTGGTGGTCAATCCTCTCGAAGACGTTCGCGGTGTAACTCCGGGACAATCCGCGGTGTTTTATCCTCTGGATTCCGATTATCTGTTGTTAGGCGGAATCATCCGTAAGGGAAGTATAGAGATGCAAACCCGAGAAGCCGAACCCGCAGTTTCCCTTCAAAGTTAA
- a CDS encoding alpha-hydroxy-acid oxidizing protein, whose translation MSLSHKITGKTILIVGGGLLQVPIIQTARMMKLTTVVADMNGDALGMKICDVPMVMSTKDIEGMVRESKKLATKIKIDGVITAGTDASMTVAAVANALDLPGIRYVDAEAASNKVKMRERLKKAGIPLPGFAPVWSLSDTRDALEFLKFPLVMKPADNMGARGVIKVENREELQAAFKHAKKYSPTGEMILEEYMPGPEVSVDALTWNGNFAITGIADRIIEREPFFIEMGHNMPSALSPSILKEVEDVMFRSMKALGINLGAGKGDIKVTPDGVKVGEIAARLSGGFMSAFTFPLSSGINLNRAAILIALGEEPDNLTPTLQRVSIERSLLAPRGKLLSIDGIEETRKIDGVKDLFFMNKIGDIIQEPTNNIEKTGHVIISADTLKEAEAVFDKVKNTIRFTCDELYSVSEKEIQQNARLRFGKEVCWVCKVCDGTDCASGVPGMGGLGRMLTFQDNINALQEYSILPKYIREHTQASVETSFLGKKIKTPMMAAPMTGAVTNMNGAMDEFTFAATLLEGCQTSGTLAWLGDGASPDKYLIMLEAVRKTKADAILICKPREDEGLLKERFQESESAGLFAIGMDVDAVNFKTMALKNISSVTRDVSKLGKIRSLTKLPFIVKGIMTPEDAKLAIDAGADCIVVSNHGGRVLDDMPGTARVLSGIRKAVGDKIPIAVDGGVRSGMDIFKMIALGADTVLVGRPMAIFAVGGGVAGVRFLISQYTETLLQSMNVTGVETLKGIDTDLLFRKKLDEENSVSE comes from the coding sequence TTGTCTCTAAGTCATAAAATTACCGGAAAGACGATTCTCATCGTAGGCGGAGGACTTCTCCAAGTTCCGATCATTCAAACCGCGAGAATGATGAAACTCACCACGGTCGTTGCAGACATGAACGGCGACGCGCTTGGGATGAAGATCTGCGACGTTCCGATGGTGATGAGCACAAAAGATATCGAAGGTATGGTTCGCGAATCCAAAAAACTCGCGACCAAGATCAAGATCGACGGAGTGATCACCGCAGGGACCGATGCGAGTATGACGGTGGCCGCGGTTGCAAACGCGCTCGATCTCCCCGGGATTCGTTACGTGGACGCGGAAGCCGCATCGAACAAAGTAAAGATGCGCGAGCGTTTGAAAAAAGCGGGGATTCCGCTTCCCGGTTTCGCACCCGTTTGGAGTCTTTCCGATACGAGGGACGCATTAGAATTTTTGAAATTTCCTCTTGTGATGAAACCCGCAGACAACATGGGCGCGCGCGGAGTGATCAAGGTGGAGAACCGAGAAGAATTACAAGCCGCCTTCAAACACGCAAAGAAATATTCTCCCACGGGTGAAATGATTCTCGAGGAATACATGCCCGGTCCGGAAGTTTCCGTGGACGCTCTTACGTGGAACGGAAATTTCGCGATCACGGGAATCGCGGATCGAATCATCGAAAGAGAACCGTTCTTCATCGAGATGGGACACAATATGCCTTCCGCTTTGAGCCCTTCCATTCTAAAAGAAGTGGAAGACGTGATGTTCCGAAGTATGAAGGCGCTCGGAATCAATCTCGGAGCGGGCAAGGGCGATATCAAGGTAACTCCGGACGGAGTGAAGGTCGGTGAGATCGCGGCGAGGCTTTCCGGCGGTTTTATGTCCGCGTTTACGTTTCCTCTTTCATCGGGAATCAACTTGAACCGCGCGGCCATCTTGATCGCGCTCGGGGAAGAACCGGACAATCTAACTCCCACCTTACAAAGGGTTTCCATCGAAAGAAGTCTTTTGGCTCCGAGAGGAAAACTTCTTTCCATAGATGGAATCGAAGAAACCCGTAAGATAGACGGGGTCAAAGATCTATTCTTTATGAATAAGATCGGGGACATTATCCAAGAGCCCACGAATAACATCGAAAAGACGGGACACGTTATCATCAGCGCGGACACTTTAAAAGAAGCGGAAGCGGTATTCGACAAAGTGAAGAATACGATTCGTTTTACCTGCGACGAACTGTATTCCGTTTCCGAAAAAGAAATTCAACAGAACGCAAGACTTCGTTTCGGTAAGGAAGTTTGTTGGGTCTGTAAGGTTTGTGACGGAACCGATTGTGCGTCCGGTGTTCCGGGTATGGGCGGCTTGGGAAGAATGCTTACGTTCCAAGACAATATAAACGCACTTCAGGAATATTCCATTCTCCCCAAATACATCCGAGAACATACGCAAGCCTCTGTCGAGACGAGTTTCCTCGGTAAAAAAATCAAAACACCGATGATGGCCGCTCCGATGACCGGAGCCGTCACGAACATGAACGGGGCTATGGACGAATTTACGTTCGCCGCAACCTTACTCGAAGGTTGTCAAACCTCGGGCACCTTAGCATGGTTAGGCGACGGTGCGAGCCCCGATAAATATCTCATCATGCTCGAAGCGGTTCGCAAAACGAAAGCGGACGCGATTCTTATCTGCAAACCGAGAGAGGACGAAGGTCTTCTCAAGGAACGATTTCAGGAATCCGAAAGCGCGGGATTGTTCGCGATCGGAATGGACGTGGACGCGGTGAACTTCAAAACGATGGCGCTGAAGAATATCTCTTCGGTGACACGCGACGTTTCCAAACTCGGAAAAATCCGATCTCTTACCAAACTTCCTTTCATCGTAAAAGGGATCATGACTCCCGAAGACGCAAAACTCGCGATCGACGCGGGAGCGGATTGTATCGTTGTTTCCAATCACGGCGGAAGGGTTTTGGACGATATGCCCGGAACCGCGAGAGTTCTTTCCGGAATTCGAAAAGCAGTGGGTGACAAAATCCCAATCGCAGTGGACGGGGGAGTTCGAAGCGGAATGGACATCTTTAAGATGATCGCACTCGGCGCGGATACGGTTTTGGTCGGAAGACCGATGGCGATTTTTGCGGTCGGGGGCGGAGTTGCCGGAGTTCGATTCCTGATTTCTCAGTACACTGAAACTCTTTTGCAATCGATGAATGTCACCGGTGTCGAAACCCTGAAAGGAATCGATACGGATCTTCTCTTTCGTAAAAAATTAGACGAAGAAAATTCCGTTTCCGAATGA
- a CDS encoding PilZ domain-containing protein — MDKIINDPEGIHKILLSLFTRLPVVILVNNRPLPVRVVGLKDTVRIVVTLPPGTPAEQNRKLFLVHNNHRFAALFNVEMHNAANGVELLLATAIQVTVAQRTEERIHVDSSQVGSQITLTNIINQSNLRKTLGFADKKIDEIVKKHAKQMKETYPHSNIFFSDRMDNRLRLMYNFDQPIYVVDRNSKGDGSGGFQFLPFPEYQKLIAVNKLENGIISEISIMIRYKGYTPLGYVQVLADKELTTNDFNSANIAANAVSKEVIASGFFQESKERCNVDNISMQGVGFFHPQSIFFSRSFAVGETILFDLNLSAESKGTFRAVIRNINNTDKMFRIGCEFFNLNEREENMIQTYVDSKEA; from the coding sequence ATGGATAAAATCATCAATGACCCGGAAGGGATTCACAAAATTCTACTGTCGCTTTTTACGAGACTTCCAGTCGTCATTCTGGTCAACAACAGACCTCTTCCTGTGCGTGTTGTCGGATTAAAAGATACGGTTCGAATCGTTGTAACACTTCCTCCCGGAACTCCTGCGGAGCAGAATCGAAAACTTTTTCTCGTTCACAACAATCACAGGTTTGCGGCCTTGTTCAACGTGGAAATGCACAACGCCGCGAACGGTGTGGAACTTCTGCTTGCAACCGCGATTCAGGTTACGGTCGCGCAAAGAACCGAGGAAAGGATTCATGTGGATTCTTCCCAAGTCGGATCGCAGATCACTCTTACGAACATCATCAATCAATCCAATCTGAGAAAAACATTAGGATTTGCTGATAAAAAGATAGACGAGATCGTAAAAAAACACGCGAAACAAATGAAGGAAACGTATCCTCATTCCAATATTTTCTTTTCGGATCGTATGGACAACCGATTGAGATTGATGTATAACTTCGATCAACCGATCTACGTCGTCGATCGGAACTCCAAGGGAGACGGAAGCGGCGGTTTTCAATTTCTTCCCTTTCCCGAATATCAAAAGCTAATCGCGGTGAACAAACTTGAAAACGGAATTATTTCCGAAATTTCCATCATGATTCGTTATAAAGGTTATACTCCTCTCGGTTACGTTCAGGTTCTCGCCGACAAGGAACTGACGACGAACGATTTCAATTCCGCTAATATAGCCGCGAACGCCGTTTCTAAGGAAGTGATCGCATCCGGTTTCTTTCAGGAATCGAAGGAACGATGTAACGTGGACAACATCTCCATGCAAGGGGTAGGTTTTTTTCATCCTCAATCCATATTCTTTTCCAGAAGTTTCGCCGTGGGAGAAACGATCCTATTCGATCTGAATCTTTCCGCGGAAAGTAAGGGAACCTTTCGAGCCGTTATCCGAAACATCAACAATACGGATAAGATGTTTAGAATCGGTTGTGAGTTCTTCAACTTAAACGAAAGAGAAGAGAATATGATTCAGACATACGTCGATTCCAAGGAAGCCTGA
- a CDS encoding pseudouridine synthase → MIDRSHSIENSEGEESDPISERLSFRISKEESGTRLDHFLSKKFTYHSRTAWQKEILEGRILLSGKKTKPGILIKEGDLVVYQPIEKEEPPVRTDYQILFEDDFIVAVDKPGDLPVHPAGVYRKGNLLTLLQESKNFGDLFTIHRLDRETSGVVLFAKDSKTASFLSGLFSSGNIQKYYITKVYGEFPKRKVGYGVLKSDASSAIRKKRAFEERKIDRGSRSLRSLKKSVVLEGVTSAETDEEICLTYFRKIEFNKSIKLKDSSFVLCKPITGRMHQIRATLCSLGFPLWGDKLYGKDENVFLEFIEEKNPDLTARLGMERQALHAYSIRFTHPITKKRTRISAPLPKDFL, encoded by the coding sequence TTGATCGATCGTTCCCATTCAATCGAAAATTCGGAAGGGGAAGAATCGGATCCTATATCCGAACGATTGAGTTTTCGTATTTCCAAGGAAGAATCCGGAACCAGACTCGATCATTTTCTTTCCAAGAAGTTCACCTATCATTCCAGAACCGCGTGGCAAAAGGAAATTTTAGAGGGAAGAATCTTGCTTTCCGGTAAAAAAACAAAACCCGGAATTTTGATCAAAGAAGGGGACCTTGTCGTTTATCAACCGATCGAAAAAGAGGAACCTCCCGTTCGAACCGATTATCAAATTCTTTTCGAGGACGACTTTATAGTCGCTGTCGATAAACCGGGAGATCTTCCGGTTCACCCCGCGGGTGTGTATCGAAAGGGCAATCTTCTTACACTTTTGCAGGAATCGAAAAACTTCGGAGATTTGTTTACGATCCACAGACTCGATCGGGAAACCTCGGGTGTGGTGCTGTTTGCCAAGGATTCGAAGACTGCTTCGTTTTTATCCGGTTTATTCAGCTCCGGGAATATTCAAAAATACTATATTACAAAAGTATACGGAGAATTTCCGAAACGAAAAGTCGGCTACGGAGTTTTAAAATCCGACGCGAGTTCCGCGATTCGAAAGAAGAGGGCCTTTGAGGAGCGCAAAATCGATCGAGGTTCTCGGAGTTTACGGAGTTTGAAAAAGAGCGTCGTTTTGGAAGGTGTGACTTCCGCGGAAACCGACGAGGAAATCTGTCTGACCTATTTTAGGAAAATTGAATTTAATAAATCTATAAAGTTAAAGGATTCCTCATTCGTTCTTTGCAAACCGATTACGGGGAGAATGCACCAGATTCGGGCGACACTTTGTAGTTTGGGTTTTCCGCTTTGGGGTGATAAACTCTATGGAAAGGATGAGAACGTGTTTTTGGAATTTATCGAAGAAAAAAATCCGGATCTAACCGCAAGACTCGGTATGGAAAGACAGGCCTTACACGCATATTCGATTCGATTTACGCATCCGATTACGAAAAAAAGAACGAGGATCAGCGCGCCCCTTCCAAAGGATTTTTTATGA